In a single window of the Mustela nigripes isolate SB6536 chromosome 17, MUSNIG.SB6536, whole genome shotgun sequence genome:
- the ZNF526 gene encoding zinc finger protein 526, with protein sequence MAEVAAKVAEVAELPTQMSPGAVEMSTPMFGEMTEMSGMSAEVTEMTPGEALASSLFFQHHQFMCSECGSLYNTLEEVLSHQEQHVPTIAEDEALATQDPGLDPELMAGTEDGPFQCGECSQLIMSPSELLAHQEAHLRESASQIQYQCGDCQELFPSPELWVAHRKAQHLSSAAGELPGPPPLSPPTPPPPPPAPPEVKMEPYECPECSTLCATPEEFLEHQGTHFDSLEKEERNGLEEEEDDEEDDEEDTEEEEEVVAEVSDDAVGGDRSPACQAQGCGDCPQRWASAEVRRRHRRASRGPGPGTQPFHCGQCQRSFSSANRLLAHGRAHVGGTHECTTCSKVFKKAASLEQHLRLHRGEARYLCVDCGRGFGTELTLVAHRRAHTANPLHRCRCGKTFSNMTKFLYHRRTHAGKSGAPPSAAAAAATAAASPAPTEPAPPPLPPAPPAQLPCPQCSKSFASASRLSRHRRAVHGPPERRHRCGVCGKGFKKLVHVRNHLRTHTGERPFQCHSCGKTFASLANLSRHQLTHTGVRPYQCLDCGKRFTQSSNLQQHRRLHLRPVAFARAPRLPITGLYNKSPYYCGTCGRWFHALAGLRLHQRVHARARPGPPLPPPPAPPPTPPPPPEPQQTIMCTELGETIAIIETSQPLALEDTLQLCQAALGAGEASGLLQLDTAFVGRS encoded by the coding sequence ATGGCGGAGGTGGCAGCCAAGGTGGCTGAGGTTGCTGAGCTACCCACACAGATGTCTCCAGGGGCAGTGGAGATGTCAACACCGATGTTCGGGGAGATGACGGAGATGTCAGGGATGTCAGCAGAGGTGACTGAGATGACACCAGGGGAGGCCCTGGCCTCATCCCTTTTCTTCCAACATCACCAGTTCATGTGCTCTGAGTGTGGCAGCCTCTACAACACGCTAGAGGAAGTCCTCTCACACCAGGAGCAGCACGTGCCCACCATTGCTGAAGATGAGGCCTTGGCCACCCAGGATCCTGGCCTTGATCCGGAGCTCATGGCAGGGACCGAGGATGGGCCTTTCCAGTGTGGAGAATGCAGCCAGCTCATCATGTCCCCCAGCGAACTCCTGGCCCACCAGGAAGCCCACCTCCGGGAGTCTGCAAGCCAGATCCAGTACCAGTGTGGGGACTGCCAGGAGCTCTTCCCCTCACCTGAGCTGTGGGTGGCCCATCGCAAGGCCCAGCACCTTTCTTCTGCGGCTGGTGAGCTGCCAGGGCCGCCCCCGCTGTCCCCACCAacaccaccccctccacccccagctccacCCGAAGTTAAGATGGAGCCCTACGAGTGTCCCGAGTGCTCTACCCTCTGTGCCACTCCTGAGGAGTTCTTGGAGCATCAGGGCACCCACTTTGACTCCCTAGAGAAGGAAGAGCGTAATGGgctagaggaagaggaagatgacgAGGAAGATGACGAGGAAGAcactgaggaggaagaggaggtggtggCAGAGGTCAGTGATGATGCTGTGGGAGGTGACAGGTCCCCAGCTTGCCAGGCCCAGGGCTGTGGGGATTGTCCCCAACGCTGGGCCTCCGCTGAGGTGCGCCGGCGACATCGGCGGGCCTCCCGAGGCCCGGGACCGGGGACTCAGCCCTTCCACTGCGGCCAGTGCCAGCGCAGCTTCAGCTCGGCCAACCGGCTGCTGGCTCATGGGCGGGCCCACGTCGGGGGCACGCACGAGTGTACCACCTGCTCCAAGGTCTTTAAGAAAGCTGCCTCCCTGGAGCAGCACCTGCGACTGCACCGCGGTGAAGCACGCTACCTCTGCGTGGACTGCGGCCGCGGCTTTGGCACAGAGCTCACGCTGGTGGCACACCGGCGGGCCCACACCGCCAACCCCTTGCATCGCTGCCGCTGTGGCAAGACGTTCAGCAACATGACCAAGTTCCTCTACCATCGGCGCACGCATGCAGGCAAGAGCGGGGCGCCCCCATccgcagcagcagcggcagccaCAGCAGCAGCCTCCCCCGCACCCACCGAGCCCGCGCCTCCCCCCCTGCCACCTGCGCCGCCCGCCCAGCTGCCCTGCCCACAATGCTCCAAGTCCTTCGCCTCGGCCTCCCGGCTCTCCCGGCACCGGCGCGCTGTGCACGGGCCACCCGAGCGGCGGCACCGCTGCGGTGTCTGCGGCAAGGGCTTCAAGAAGCTGGTCCATGTGCGCAACCACCTGCGGACACACACGGGCGAGAGGCCCTTCCAGTGCCATTCATGCGGCAAGACCTTTGCCTCCCTGGCCAACCTAAGCCGCCACCAGCTGACCCACACGGGTGTGCGGCCCTACCAGTGCCTGGACTGCGGCAAGCGCTTCACACAGAGCTCCAACCTGCAGCAGCACCGGCGGCTGCACCTGCGGCCTGTGGCCTTTGCCCGCGCACCCCGACTGCCCATCACTGGCCTGTACAACAAGAGCCCCTACTACTGCGGCACCTGCGGCCGCTGGTTCCATGCCCTGGCCGGCCTGCGGCTGCACCAGCGTGTCCACGCCCGCGCCAGGCCTGGCCCCCCTCTGCCGCCACCGCCAGCCCCAccgcccaccccgcccccaccccctgagCCTCAGCAGACTATCATGTGCACCGAGCTCGGGGAGACCATCGCCATCATCGAGACATCCCAGCCGCTGGCGCTTGAGGACACACTGCAGCTGTGCCAGGCCGCTCTGGGGGCCGGGGAGGCCAGCGGGCTCTTGCAGCTGGACACGGCCTTTGTGGGCCGCAGCTGA